One window from the genome of Elusimicrobiaceae bacterium encodes:
- a CDS encoding HAD hydrolase family protein → MTNAELKKRAGKIKLLLTDVDGVLTDGKLYFLPTPRGGFEEVKGFSALDGIGIMQLKAFGISSGIITGRNAQITVERAKMLSMKYVYMGFLSKLAPLQDLLRREKISSEEVAYIGDDVTDIPIMRKVGLACAAASATAETKKTAHYVTKAKGGEGAAREVCDLILRHKGLWKQVMARVEQARWDKNNARGLLVITELPAGR, encoded by the coding sequence ATGACCAACGCCGAACTGAAGAAACGAGCCGGAAAAATCAAACTGCTGCTGACTGACGTGGACGGGGTTCTCACCGACGGAAAACTTTATTTTCTGCCGACGCCGCGCGGCGGGTTTGAGGAAGTGAAAGGTTTTTCCGCGCTTGACGGAATAGGCATCATGCAGTTAAAGGCGTTCGGCATATCGTCCGGCATTATAACCGGCCGCAACGCGCAAATTACCGTTGAACGCGCCAAAATGCTGAGCATGAAATACGTGTACATGGGTTTTCTTTCAAAACTGGCTCCGCTGCAGGATTTGCTGCGGCGCGAAAAAATCTCGTCAGAGGAAGTGGCGTATATAGGCGACGACGTGACCGATATCCCCATTATGCGCAAAGTGGGCCTGGCCTGCGCGGCGGCGTCCGCCACAGCTGAAACAAAAAAAACCGCCCATTATGTCACAAAAGCGAAAGGCGGCGAAGGCGCGGCCCGCGAGGTGTGCGACCTTATTCTCAGGCACAAGGGGCTGTGGAAACAGGTAATGGCTCGCGTGGAACAGGCGCGGTGGGATAAAAACAACGCGCGCGGCTTGCTGGTGATAACAGAGTTGCCGGCTGGCCGCTGA
- a CDS encoding cytochrome c biogenesis protein CcdA, with translation MQYIYAFLGGLTAFFSPCVLPLLPGYLSLVGGVSFEDLRHGDSTRETMMRTGFCSVFFTLGFSAVFVLMGGSATAAGQFLFRNSGVISAVSGWLLVLFGLHLTGLVNFKFLMYEKRLQLSRFKPGYAGAFFMGMAFAAGWSPCIGPILAGFLALAASSSTAWHGMALLACFSAGLALPFIAAGFASGRALALLAKYKKLVRYSCAAAGIFLMLIGLALIFRDRFLFLRGFIPVSSIF, from the coding sequence ATGCAATACATATACGCTTTTCTGGGCGGACTGACGGCTTTTTTCTCGCCGTGCGTGCTGCCGCTGCTGCCGGGCTACCTGTCGCTCGTAGGCGGGGTGTCGTTCGAAGACCTGCGCCACGGCGATTCGACCCGGGAAACAATGATGCGCACGGGTTTCTGCTCCGTGTTTTTCACGCTGGGCTTCTCGGCGGTTTTCGTTCTGATGGGCGGCTCGGCCACGGCGGCTGGGCAGTTCCTGTTCAGGAACAGCGGCGTGATTTCAGCAGTTTCCGGCTGGCTGCTGGTACTGTTCGGGCTCCATTTGACCGGGCTGGTGAACTTTAAATTCCTGATGTATGAAAAACGCCTTCAGCTCAGCCGGTTCAAGCCAGGCTATGCGGGCGCGTTCTTTATGGGCATGGCTTTCGCGGCGGGCTGGAGCCCGTGCATCGGGCCGATACTGGCAGGGTTTCTGGCGCTGGCGGCGTCTTCCTCGACCGCGTGGCACGGCATGGCGCTGCTGGCCTGTTTCTCGGCGGGGCTGGCGTTGCCGTTTATCGCCGCCGGGTTCGCTTCGGGCCGGGCGCTGGCGCTGCTCGCGAAATATAAAAAACTGGTGCGCTACAGCTGCGCGGCGGCCGGGATTTTCCTTATGCTGATAGGGCTGGCTCTGATTTTCCGGGACAGATTCCTTTTCCTGCGCGGCTTTATTCCCGTTTCCTCAATTTTCTAA